In Bifidobacterium sp. ESL0745, one DNA window encodes the following:
- the recA gene encoding recombinase RecA: protein MAQQSKTAKDSKAKDAEPQANGGHGIDPRKQAALDTALKQVEKDFGKGSAMRLGDKPVQNVEVIPTGSLALDMALGIGGLPRGRIVEIYGPESSGKTTLALHAVANAQKAGGVAAYIDAEHALDPVYAKKLGVDTDSLIISQPDNGEQALEIADMLVRSGALDVVVIDSVAALVPKAEIEGEMGDSHVGLQARLMSQALRKMTGALAQSNTTAIFINQLREKIGVFFGSPETTTGGKALKFYASVRLDIRRIQTLKNGDEAIGNRTKVKVVKNKMAPPFKFAEFDILYGEGISKEGSVLDMALQCDVVKKSGSWFTYEGDQLGQGRENVRQFLKDNPALTDEIERKVKVKYGLIPDDPKPDGGDGNNDQGSDSSKVADDADASISGSSATSANANAKA from the coding sequence ATGGCACAGCAATCAAAGACGGCAAAAGACAGCAAAGCCAAAGATGCCGAGCCACAGGCCAATGGCGGGCACGGCATTGACCCGCGCAAGCAGGCGGCGCTCGATACCGCACTGAAACAGGTCGAAAAGGATTTCGGCAAGGGTTCGGCGATGCGGCTTGGCGACAAGCCGGTGCAGAACGTCGAGGTCATTCCCACTGGTTCGCTGGCGCTCGATATGGCGTTGGGGATCGGAGGTCTGCCACGAGGCAGGATCGTCGAGATCTATGGTCCGGAATCTTCCGGCAAGACCACTTTGGCGTTGCATGCGGTCGCCAATGCGCAGAAGGCCGGCGGCGTGGCCGCCTATATCGATGCGGAACACGCGCTCGATCCGGTCTATGCCAAAAAACTTGGTGTCGATACCGATTCGTTGATCATTTCCCAGCCTGATAACGGCGAGCAGGCGCTTGAGATCGCCGACATGTTGGTGCGAAGCGGCGCGCTGGATGTTGTGGTCATCGATTCGGTGGCAGCTCTCGTGCCAAAGGCTGAAATCGAAGGCGAGATGGGCGACAGCCATGTCGGCTTGCAGGCCAGGTTGATGAGCCAGGCGCTGCGCAAGATGACCGGTGCGCTGGCCCAGTCCAACACCACCGCCATTTTCATCAACCAGCTGCGTGAGAAGATCGGCGTCTTCTTCGGCAGCCCAGAGACCACAACCGGTGGCAAGGCATTGAAGTTCTATGCTTCGGTACGTCTTGACATTCGTCGTATCCAGACTTTGAAGAACGGCGACGAGGCCATCGGCAACCGTACCAAGGTCAAAGTCGTCAAGAACAAGATGGCTCCACCATTCAAGTTCGCCGAATTCGATATCCTGTACGGGGAGGGCATCTCCAAGGAAGGCTCGGTGCTCGACATGGCCTTGCAATGCGACGTCGTCAAGAAGTCCGGTTCATGGTTCACCTATGAGGGCGATCAGCTGGGGCAGGGGCGTGAGAACGTCCGCCAGTTCCTCAAGGACAACCCGGCGCTGACTGATGAGATCGAGCGCAAGGTCAAGGTCAAGTATGGTCTGATTCCCGACGATCCCAAGCCTGATGGCGGCGATGGTAATAATGATCAAGGTTCCGATTCCTCCAAGGTGGCAGACGATGCCGATGCTTCTATTAGTGGCAGCAGCGCCACCTCTGCGAATGCCAACGCGAAAGCCTAG
- a CDS encoding lysophospholipid acyltransferase family protein — protein MLYWFFVRGLGPLARWRMHPKGVGVENIPKTGGGIIAANHLAVIDDALIPLTSPRMVHFMGKAEYFEGKGIKGKFIKWWFTSVGVFPVDRSGGSKSLGALAHAREIIEDGHLFGIHVEGTRSPDGRLYRGHTGVAKLALETGCCIVPTAVVGSRQVQMPGQVIPGSGHTKVIYGKPIAVKKVDPDTITHEELRELTDHVVSEIAKLSGQEYVDEYAQTVKARMQQAEQAKQITKK, from the coding sequence GTGCTCTATTGGTTCTTTGTACGTGGCCTCGGACCGCTAGCCCGTTGGCGCATGCATCCGAAGGGTGTCGGAGTCGAGAACATCCCCAAAACTGGCGGTGGCATCATCGCGGCGAATCATCTGGCTGTCATCGATGACGCGCTTATTCCTCTGACCAGTCCGCGCATGGTTCATTTCATGGGCAAGGCCGAGTATTTCGAAGGCAAGGGCATCAAGGGAAAGTTCATCAAGTGGTGGTTCACCTCTGTCGGCGTCTTTCCTGTGGACCGTTCCGGCGGCTCGAAATCGCTCGGTGCGCTTGCCCACGCACGTGAGATCATCGAAGATGGTCATCTTTTTGGCATCCATGTGGAAGGTACCCGTAGCCCCGATGGCAGGCTCTATCGCGGCCATACCGGCGTGGCCAAGTTGGCCTTGGAAACCGGTTGTTGCATCGTTCCCACGGCCGTTGTGGGCAGCAGGCAGGTGCAAATGCCCGGCCAGGTCATTCCCGGCTCCGGGCATACCAAAGTGATTTACGGCAAGCCAATCGCCGTCAAAAAGGTCGACCCCGACACCATCACCCACGAGGAGCTGCGTGAGCTGACGGACCACGTCGTCTCCGAAATCGCGAAATTGAGCGGGCAGGAATATGTCGACGAATACGCGCAAACCGTCAAGGCGAGAATGCAGCAGGCGGAACAGGCGAAGCAGATTACCAAAAAATAA
- a CDS encoding helix-turn-helix transcriptional regulator translates to METMTRPQEQMAMNTLASGATRPSNARNRDLTPAQRRAVAFAQQQVLKARAAKKAKDERQAVLNRMWQEEDAEQSKPRAAARKHDTEGESRDISLREAIGHVLRDLRTRDHKTLREVSEKAGVSLGYLSEVERGQKEASSELLASIAESLGLSTSQMLRMVADYLDYTEA, encoded by the coding sequence ATGGAAACGATGACTCGACCACAGGAGCAGATGGCAATGAACACGCTTGCATCAGGGGCGACGCGCCCAAGCAATGCGCGCAACAGGGACTTGACCCCTGCTCAGCGACGCGCGGTGGCTTTTGCGCAACAACAGGTTTTGAAGGCCCGTGCCGCCAAAAAGGCGAAGGACGAACGCCAGGCAGTACTCAACAGGATGTGGCAGGAAGAGGATGCAGAGCAGTCCAAGCCCAGGGCGGCCGCACGCAAACACGACACCGAGGGTGAGAGCCGCGATATCTCGTTGCGCGAGGCCATTGGCCACGTGCTTCGTGATCTGCGCACCCGTGACCACAAGACGCTGCGTGAGGTCAGTGAAAAGGCCGGCGTCTCGCTCGGTTATCTTTCGGAAGTCGAGCGCGGACAGAAGGAGGCCAGCTCCGAACTGCTGGCATCCATCGCTGAATCGCTGGGACTGAGCACCTCGCAGATGCTGCGTATGGTGGCGGATTACCTCGATTACACCGAGGCGTGA
- a CDS encoding DUF3046 domain-containing protein, whose product MKEREFWQLLEEVLGRTYGRSLARDQVLTALDDMTVVEALAAGVEPRVVWNVLCDQLQIPDSRRWGKDHNAPPLPAR is encoded by the coding sequence GTGAAGGAACGTGAATTTTGGCAGTTGCTCGAAGAGGTGCTCGGACGCACATATGGTCGTTCGTTGGCGCGTGATCAGGTGCTGACGGCGCTTGACGATATGACTGTGGTCGAGGCGCTTGCGGCCGGAGTCGAACCGCGTGTTGTCTGGAATGTGCTGTGCGACCAGTTGCAGATTCCCGATTCGCGCCGTTGGGGCAAGGACCACAATGCACCGCCGTTGCCGGCCAGGTGA
- the secA gene encoding preprotein translocase subunit SecA, translated as MVDIVDKALRMGEGHQLKKLENVAKATNAHEDEIAALSDEELAGQTAKFKERLDNGEDLDKLMPEAFATVRETSKRTLGQRHFDVQLMGGAALHWGNIAEMKTGEGKTLVATLPAYLNALSGEGVHIVTVNDYLASYQSELMGRIFRFLKMNVGCIITDQKPTERRKQYEADITYGTNNEFGFDYLRDNMAWEKSELVQRGHHYAIVDEVDSILIDEARTPLIISGPAEGGVTRWYRQFAKLVTKLTRDEDYEVDEKKKVVGILDPGITKVEDFLGIDNLYEPNNTALIGYLNNAIKAKELFLRDKDYVVTGGEVLIVDEHTGRVLPGRRYNEGLHQAIEAKEGVEVKAENQTFATITLQNYFRMYDKLAGMTGTAETEAAEFMNTYKLGVLPIPTNKKMIRVDQDDLIYRTKKEKLTAVIKDVAKRYKKGQPVLLGTASVESSEVVSSLLDVAGIPHQVLNAKHHEKEAAVVAVAGRKGAITVATNMAGRGTDIMLGGNVEFLADQKLKSEGYSADDTPEEYEKRWPGTLAEMKEQAKDEHDEVTKLGGLYVLGTERHESRRIDNQLRGRSGRQGDPGESRFYLSLEDDLMRLFNTQLVARVMAKGLPEGEPIESKSVSKGVRTAQKSVESRNFEMRKNVLKYDDVMNKQRKVIYSERQAVLRGVDIHNDILRFIDETIESYIKGANNGSDKPDEWDWDGLFSALKTVYPISVEEDDAKKKAEGFKGEKAVDAVKDFIVADAKEQYDGYEDKIGADGLRELERRVVLAVLDKKWREHLYEMDYLKDGIGLRGMGQRDPLVEYQREGFQMYNQMIDAIKEESIQLLFHVDIQQVAKTEDVETDTERAEEAESSAENEAVDKAAEAIGVDSVDDGEAAESKATVASAPADPDTTDEDAEEADIAETEESEEGNSEPSIVGPEPMSHAEGKVPANKRPKAEELKSPWADGRTFPGTKKNDPCPCGSGRKYKMCHGQNEKK; from the coding sequence TTGGTAGATATCGTCGATAAGGCCCTACGTATGGGCGAAGGCCATCAGCTCAAGAAGCTGGAGAACGTGGCCAAGGCGACCAACGCGCACGAGGACGAAATCGCGGCGCTGAGCGACGAGGAACTTGCCGGGCAAACCGCCAAGTTCAAGGAACGTCTCGATAACGGCGAGGATCTTGACAAACTGATGCCCGAGGCGTTCGCCACGGTGCGTGAGACCTCCAAGCGCACGCTCGGTCAGCGTCACTTCGACGTGCAGCTGATGGGCGGCGCCGCCCTGCACTGGGGCAATATCGCCGAGATGAAAACCGGTGAAGGCAAGACCTTGGTCGCCACGCTTCCTGCCTACCTCAACGCGTTGAGCGGCGAAGGTGTCCACATCGTCACGGTCAACGATTACCTCGCGAGCTACCAGAGCGAGCTGATGGGCCGTATCTTCCGGTTCCTGAAAATGAACGTCGGTTGCATCATCACCGATCAGAAGCCCACGGAGCGCCGCAAGCAATATGAGGCGGACATCACCTACGGTACCAACAATGAGTTCGGCTTCGACTACCTGCGTGACAACATGGCGTGGGAAAAGAGCGAGCTGGTGCAGCGCGGCCACCACTATGCCATCGTCGATGAGGTCGACTCCATTCTTATTGATGAGGCCCGTACGCCTCTGATCATTTCCGGTCCGGCCGAAGGCGGTGTGACCCGTTGGTACCGTCAGTTCGCCAAGCTCGTTACCAAGCTGACGCGCGACGAGGATTATGAGGTCGACGAGAAGAAGAAGGTCGTGGGCATCCTCGATCCGGGCATCACCAAGGTCGAGGACTTCCTGGGGATCGACAACCTTTATGAGCCCAACAACACCGCGCTGATCGGTTACCTCAACAACGCCATCAAGGCCAAGGAACTCTTCCTGCGTGACAAGGACTACGTCGTCACCGGCGGGGAAGTGCTTATCGTCGACGAGCACACCGGTCGTGTGCTTCCCGGCCGCCGCTACAACGAAGGCCTTCATCAGGCCATCGAAGCCAAGGAAGGTGTCGAGGTCAAGGCCGAAAACCAGACCTTCGCCACCATCACCCTGCAGAACTACTTCCGTATGTACGACAAGCTCGCGGGCATGACCGGTACGGCAGAGACCGAAGCCGCCGAGTTCATGAACACCTACAAACTGGGCGTGTTGCCGATTCCGACCAACAAGAAGATGATCCGCGTCGATCAGGACGATCTGATCTACCGTACCAAGAAGGAAAAGCTTACTGCCGTCATCAAGGATGTCGCCAAGAGGTACAAGAAGGGCCAGCCGGTCCTGCTCGGCACCGCTTCCGTCGAGTCCTCCGAAGTTGTCTCCTCGCTGCTTGATGTGGCGGGCATTCCCCATCAGGTTTTGAACGCCAAGCACCATGAGAAGGAGGCGGCGGTCGTCGCCGTCGCCGGACGCAAGGGCGCCATCACCGTGGCCACCAACATGGCCGGCCGTGGTACCGACATCATGCTCGGCGGCAACGTCGAGTTCCTTGCCGACCAGAAGCTCAAATCCGAGGGCTATTCCGCCGACGATACGCCGGAGGAATACGAGAAGCGCTGGCCTGGCACCTTGGCCGAGATGAAGGAACAGGCCAAGGATGAGCACGATGAGGTCACCAAGCTCGGCGGTCTTTACGTGCTGGGCACCGAACGCCACGAATCCCGCCGTATCGACAACCAGCTACGCGGTCGTTCCGGCCGTCAGGGCGATCCTGGCGAATCCCGCTTCTACCTGAGCCTTGAAGACGATCTGATGCGTCTGTTCAACACCCAGCTGGTGGCGCGTGTCATGGCCAAGGGGCTGCCGGAGGGCGAGCCCATCGAGTCCAAGAGCGTTTCCAAGGGCGTGCGCACCGCGCAGAAGTCCGTGGAATCCCGCAACTTCGAAATGCGTAAGAACGTCCTCAAATATGATGACGTGATGAACAAGCAGCGCAAGGTCATCTATTCCGAACGTCAGGCTGTGTTGCGTGGTGTTGACATCCACAACGACATCCTGCGCTTCATCGATGAGACGATCGAAAGCTATATCAAGGGTGCCAACAACGGCAGCGACAAGCCCGACGAGTGGGATTGGGACGGCCTGTTCAGCGCGCTGAAGACGGTCTATCCGATTTCGGTCGAAGAGGATGACGCCAAGAAGAAGGCGGAAGGTTTCAAGGGCGAAAAGGCAGTTGATGCCGTCAAGGACTTCATCGTCGCCGATGCCAAGGAGCAGTACGACGGCTACGAGGACAAGATTGGCGCGGACGGGCTGCGTGAACTCGAACGTCGCGTCGTGCTCGCTGTGCTCGACAAGAAGTGGCGTGAACACCTCTACGAGATGGACTACCTCAAAGACGGCATCGGCCTGCGTGGCATGGGTCAGCGTGATCCTCTGGTCGAGTACCAGCGTGAAGGCTTCCAGATGTACAACCAGATGATCGATGCCATCAAGGAGGAAAGCATCCAGCTGCTCTTCCACGTCGACATTCAGCAGGTTGCCAAGACCGAGGATGTCGAGACTGACACCGAGCGTGCCGAAGAAGCCGAATCCTCCGCTGAGAATGAGGCAGTTGATAAGGCTGCTGAGGCCATCGGCGTGGATTCCGTGGACGATGGTGAAGCTGCTGAATCAAAGGCCACGGTCGCTTCAGCCCCCGCCGACCCGGATACCACCGATGAGGATGCTGAAGAAGCCGACATCGCCGAAACCGAGGAAAGCGAAGAAGGCAATTCTGAGCCGAGCATCGTCGGCCCGGAGCCGATGAGCCACGCTGAAGGCAAGGTTCCGGCCAACAAGCGTCCAAAGGCCGAAGAACTCAAGAGCCCATGGGCCGATGGCAGGACGTTCCCAGGTACCAAGAAGAACGATCCGTGCCCCTGCGGTTCGGGTCGCAAGTACAAGATGTGCCACGGGCAGAATGAGAAGAAGTGA
- a CDS encoding nicotinamide-nucleotide amidohydrolase family protein: protein MQPRCDALAARILKGAEARGFKIAAAESLTGGLLADAFVRIPGASDVFLGSAVTYDIHAKASVLGVDADLLNRKGAVYPEVARQMALRTSQLYRQPQYGDKVLGLSTTGVAGPGSDGDKPAGLVYIGISVPARSVADTRRTTTAELRLSGSREEVRRLTVLNVLQFVTQLTALTEE from the coding sequence ATCCAGCCACGTTGCGATGCTCTGGCTGCCCGAATTCTCAAAGGGGCCGAAGCCCGTGGTTTCAAAATTGCCGCGGCTGAATCCTTGACCGGCGGGCTGCTTGCGGATGCATTTGTGCGCATTCCCGGGGCCTCCGACGTATTCCTCGGTTCCGCAGTGACCTATGACATCCACGCCAAGGCAAGTGTGCTCGGTGTGGATGCTGATTTGCTCAACCGCAAGGGTGCCGTTTATCCCGAAGTGGCACGGCAGATGGCCTTGCGAACCTCGCAGCTGTATCGTCAGCCTCAGTATGGCGATAAGGTTCTGGGCCTGTCAACTACGGGCGTGGCAGGGCCTGGTTCGGATGGCGACAAACCGGCCGGCCTTGTCTATATCGGTATCAGTGTTCCTGCACGTAGTGTTGCAGATACCCGTCGGACAACGACGGCCGAGCTACGGCTTTCCGGCTCAAGAGAAGAGGTTCGAAGGCTTACCGTACTTAATGTATTGCAATTTGTGACGCAGCTCACAGCGCTCACAGAGGAATAA
- the raiA gene encoding ribosome-associated translation inhibitor RaiA, with translation MDIVVTGRHMQVNQKFRDVVDTKMNRVTSIAPDAERAQIVVSREGNPRQADTAKRVEITIEAGATVVRAEASSSDEYSALDIALDKLTLRLRRVRDRRKSHRPTRKEQKTVDMGVVPVDEPINPEPTPLQEPEEMEHPLSTDLGPGESVEVQVGDTPIVIRRKLHIAEPMTIDEALYEMELIGHDFFLFVNSETHRPSVVYRRHGWSYGVFEIDTAENVKKARKAAKSKK, from the coding sequence ATGGATATTGTCGTCACCGGACGTCACATGCAAGTCAATCAAAAGTTCCGTGATGTCGTGGACACGAAGATGAATCGTGTCACGTCCATTGCCCCGGACGCTGAACGCGCCCAGATTGTAGTGTCTCGCGAAGGCAACCCGCGTCAGGCCGATACCGCCAAGCGAGTGGAAATCACCATCGAGGCCGGGGCGACCGTGGTCCGCGCAGAAGCGTCGAGCTCTGACGAATACAGCGCCCTTGATATTGCGCTTGACAAGCTGACGCTGCGTCTGCGCCGCGTCCGTGACCGCCGTAAGAGCCATCGTCCTACCCGCAAGGAGCAGAAGACCGTCGATATGGGTGTCGTGCCAGTCGACGAGCCCATCAACCCGGAGCCCACACCACTGCAGGAGCCTGAAGAGATGGAGCATCCGCTTTCCACGGACCTCGGCCCGGGGGAGAGCGTTGAGGTACAGGTCGGCGACACCCCGATTGTGATTCGTCGCAAGCTGCACATCGCGGAGCCGATGACCATCGACGAGGCACTGTATGAGATGGAACTTATCGGCCACGACTTCTTCCTGTTTGTCAACAGCGAGACCCATCGCCCGTCCGTCGTCTATCGTCGTCACGGCTGGAGTTACGGTGTCTTCGAGATCGATACCGCTGAAAATGTCAAGAAGGCGCGGAAGGCCGCCAAGAGCAAGAAGTAG
- a CDS encoding Stk1 family PASTA domain-containing Ser/Thr kinase, translated as MSQAENEPQSRLIDGRYRVLGPIADGGMATVYKAKDERLERVVAIKVMHTQLAQGPHRDQFVARFHREARSAAAISNPHIVQVYDSGTAGGRDYLVMEYVHGVNLRHEMNERGTFSVHETVRIISQTLDGLASAHRAGVVHRDIKPENILLNDRGRVQITDFGLAKAMSEATLSTTGMLLGTAAYLAPEMIENNIATPQGDLYSVGIMAWEMLAGRVPFTSDNPVTMVFKHVHEDVPALETVCTGIDPSVSAFISHLTARAVEGRPADAAAALQELKTLSSHISVEGWQYRFVPQANDTTDTGNETNPPLAGIAAAKPLADAQPPAAATPPSPASEVPSASDEENGTNTSPSAVSGQNPTNIWDNPGFVPVTNDEAGEHAPYRAEVPAPPAASATSATSTTKTTAHMPEGVYSQGQSPSNAATQALDGRILANDGTAAVNNTTMAIGLMDAPRSGPDDLSTSTPDATVQPTPKKPSKLHKPVIITTIILILLAVAGASGVAWWYFLGPGSYYNVPKPEDLNCTQKSVCRITDVKWKPYESTLKVAGIPYATSEQFSDDVAKGNVISTNPDSVGGRVSKRTDAKLNVVVSKGVRHVTIPKDILDPSSSDGKKPLEALSQAGFTNIAHEEGKDEYSLDLPVGAAKSVSPKPGATVAHNSKVTLVLSKGPMPVSMPDVTGRSKNDAQTAFDDAKLKPNYSEDFSDSVPSGSIISTSIKAGTQLHWGDQVDVVVSKGPETVTIPDVRGKNSSDAQKTLEALGLKVKISAPLGDLTHTVRLQSPDPGQQVRVRGDDGNATVVTLTVV; from the coding sequence ATGAGCCAAGCCGAGAACGAGCCGCAAAGCAGGCTGATCGACGGACGTTACCGCGTCCTGGGTCCGATCGCCGACGGCGGCATGGCTACGGTCTATAAGGCGAAGGACGAGCGGCTTGAACGCGTCGTGGCCATCAAAGTGATGCACACGCAGCTGGCGCAGGGGCCGCACCGCGACCAGTTCGTCGCCCGATTCCACCGCGAGGCCCGCAGCGCGGCGGCCATCAGCAACCCGCATATCGTCCAGGTCTACGATTCCGGGACGGCCGGCGGACGCGACTACCTGGTGATGGAATACGTACACGGGGTCAATCTGCGCCACGAAATGAACGAACGCGGCACCTTCAGTGTGCATGAAACGGTACGTATCATCTCCCAGACCCTTGACGGATTGGCAAGCGCCCACCGAGCCGGAGTGGTGCACCGCGACATCAAGCCCGAGAACATCCTGCTGAACGACCGCGGACGGGTGCAGATCACCGATTTCGGCCTGGCCAAGGCGATGAGCGAGGCCACGCTTTCGACCACCGGCATGCTTTTGGGCACGGCGGCGTATCTGGCTCCGGAAATGATCGAGAACAACATCGCCACCCCTCAAGGCGACCTCTATTCTGTAGGCATCATGGCCTGGGAAATGCTGGCGGGACGCGTGCCGTTTACTTCGGACAATCCGGTGACCATGGTCTTCAAACATGTCCACGAGGATGTGCCGGCGCTTGAAACCGTCTGCACCGGCATCGACCCCTCGGTCTCGGCCTTTATAAGCCATTTGACGGCCCGTGCCGTCGAGGGCCGACCGGCCGATGCCGCGGCCGCGTTGCAGGAGCTGAAAACGCTGAGTTCACATATCAGCGTTGAAGGCTGGCAGTACCGTTTCGTTCCGCAAGCCAACGACACCACGGATACGGGTAACGAGACCAATCCTCCGCTTGCAGGCATTGCCGCCGCAAAACCACTTGCCGACGCCCAACCGCCTGCAGCAGCGACCCCGCCTTCTCCAGCTTCTGAAGTTCCGTCGGCTTCCGACGAGGAAAACGGCACCAACACCTCACCGTCGGCAGTTTCAGGGCAAAACCCCACCAACATTTGGGATAACCCCGGTTTTGTTCCTGTAACGAACGATGAAGCCGGCGAGCACGCACCGTACCGGGCCGAAGTCCCGGCGCCGCCTGCCGCATCCGCCACTTCCGCCACTTCAACCACGAAGACAACCGCGCACATGCCGGAAGGTGTCTATTCTCAGGGACAATCCCCCTCCAATGCCGCGACGCAGGCCCTTGACGGCCGCATCTTGGCCAACGACGGGACAGCCGCCGTGAACAACACGACCATGGCCATCGGTCTGATGGACGCCCCCCGATCCGGCCCGGATGACCTTTCGACATCCACACCTGATGCCACCGTTCAACCGACGCCGAAAAAGCCTTCAAAACTGCACAAACCGGTGATCATCACCACCATCATTCTGATCCTGCTGGCCGTTGCCGGAGCCAGCGGCGTGGCATGGTGGTATTTCCTCGGTCCCGGCAGCTACTACAACGTGCCCAAGCCCGAAGACTTGAATTGCACACAAAAAAGCGTCTGCCGCATCACCGACGTCAAATGGAAGCCGTATGAAAGCACGCTCAAGGTCGCAGGCATCCCCTACGCCACCTCGGAACAGTTCAGTGACGACGTGGCCAAGGGTAATGTCATCTCCACCAACCCCGATAGCGTCGGAGGCCGGGTGAGCAAGCGCACCGACGCCAAGCTCAACGTGGTCGTCTCGAAAGGCGTGCGCCACGTCACCATTCCCAAGGATATCCTCGACCCATCAAGCAGCGACGGCAAGAAACCACTGGAAGCGCTTTCCCAGGCAGGTTTCACCAACATCGCCCATGAGGAAGGCAAAGACGAGTATTCATTGGACCTTCCTGTAGGGGCGGCCAAATCGGTCTCACCCAAACCCGGCGCGACCGTCGCACACAATAGCAAGGTGACACTCGTGCTTTCCAAAGGGCCGATGCCGGTAAGCATGCCCGACGTGACTGGACGCTCAAAGAACGATGCGCAGACCGCGTTCGACGACGCCAAGCTCAAACCGAACTACAGCGAGGATTTCAGCGATTCGGTGCCCTCCGGATCCATCATTTCCACCTCGATCAAGGCCGGCACGCAGCTGCACTGGGGCGATCAGGTCGACGTTGTGGTCTCCAAGGGCCCGGAAACGGTGACCATACCCGATGTGCGTGGCAAGAACAGCAGCGATGCGCAGAAAACGCTGGAGGCCTTGGGCCTCAAGGTCAAGATCTCGGCGCCTCTGGGCGACCTGACCCACACTGTGCGTCTGCAATCGCCAGACCCTGGCCAACAGGTTCGCGTTCGTGGCGATGACGGCAATGCCACCGTGGTCACGCTCACCGTCGTATAA
- a CDS encoding DUF308 domain-containing protein → MTSLKDSNNSDDKRDDADSGAVPADGHDSGASEKADRTGDHQQNTEHKSLGTSDTESGKNAMDTDGKSSKNANDTLKDDDVDDMWKQFEAEHAEDLDDISNSRNAKRFEKHAKREEKKALLSVDDITPDSFAGGFSSSSSKQHGPRDFEGSSWLDADNVMDGFDDFTPPNPDLGHLDPVKVVFWALLIIGIAGLIAAVFFPRFAAIMGLVFGLCALIGGVGLLGMHRGHAPTQTDYYDDGSRV, encoded by the coding sequence ATGACTAGCCTCAAGGATAGCAACAATAGTGACGACAAGCGAGACGACGCCGATTCTGGTGCCGTGCCCGCCGATGGCCACGACTCCGGCGCAAGCGAAAAAGCCGATCGAACCGGCGACCATCAGCAGAACACCGAGCATAAATCCTTGGGTACCAGCGACACGGAATCCGGCAAGAACGCTATGGATACGGACGGAAAAAGCTCAAAAAACGCCAACGACACGTTGAAAGACGACGACGTCGACGACATGTGGAAGCAGTTTGAGGCCGAACACGCCGAAGATCTCGACGATATCAGCAATTCCCGCAACGCCAAACGCTTCGAGAAACACGCAAAACGCGAGGAGAAAAAGGCCCTGCTTTCCGTCGATGACATCACGCCCGATTCTTTTGCCGGCGGATTTTCGTCTTCTTCGTCCAAGCAGCACGGGCCCCGCGATTTCGAAGGTTCCAGCTGGCTTGACGCTGACAACGTCATGGACGGTTTTGACGATTTCACGCCGCCAAATCCCGATCTCGGCCATCTCGATCCGGTGAAAGTCGTCTTCTGGGCGTTGCTGATCATCGGCATCGCAGGATTGATCGCAGCAGTGTTCTTCCCCAGATTTGCAGCCATCATGGGCCTCGTTTTCGGGCTTTGCGCCCTTATCGGCGGGGTCGGGCTCCTAGGCATGCATCGCGGGCATGCACCGACACAGACCGATTATTACGACGACGGGTCGCGGGTCTGA